In Streptomyces erythrochromogenes, the DNA window CACGGTGACGGCTCCTTCCGCGGACGGCGCCTGTCGCCTGCGATTGCCCTCCATGAGCAGGATGGGGCAGCCCAGGACGTCCGGCACGTCGGAAGGACCGCCCGCACGGGAAAAGGGAGCGCGGACGCGGGGGTTCCGCGCCTACGATCCGGGCTGAGCCCCTTGAGAGAAGGAACGATGGAGATCATCTTCCGTAAGCTTCCGGACAACCGGCACGATCTCGAAGTCCGTGACCGGCGGGGACCGGACGTTCGGCTGATGTCCCAGGCGACCGGTTCGACGATGCCCCACGACCTGGTGCACGCGGCGGTCGAGAGCGCGCTCGGGATCACCGACGGGTTCTGGGGGGCCATGGCGCGGGGCGCCACCTTCGAGGGGTTCGAGACGACGGCCCCGACCCGCCACCGCCGGTCGGGGATGAAGATCCTGCGACGCGGCGGCGACGCGGTGATGCGGGCCGAGCTGTCCGTCACCTGGACCTACCGCGTCTGGTCCGGGCTGAGCACGGAGGGCAGGGGCGTGGGCCGGAGCCCGCTCGACGAACGGCAGGTCGCCCTGGCGTGCGCGGCGCTCGACCGTGCCGCCGAACGCTGGGCGCGAGTGGCGGAGGGCGGAACCCTCACCTGGCGCTGGTGAGGGCCGGGGCGGGGCCGGACCGCAGTCGCGCCCTGCGCCGCCCTCCCGCATCCGCCGTCCCCCTCTACCGCCCCCGGGGTCCGTCCAGGAGGGTGATCTCATGTTCCAGCGGACCGAGTTCCGCCTGGTGGCCGGTGTCCAGCAGGGCGATTTCCCTTTCCACCGCCCCGAGTTCCTCCTGACGCCCCATGACGGCCAACTGCAGTCGATAAGCCCTGAGCACGACTATGAGCAGCTGCACCCTTCCGGCTTCCAGGGAGTACATCCGGCGTGCGGCCGCGACCGCCTCGGCCCGCAGGGCGAGGGCCGTGCCGGGCTGGACGGCGAACTCCTGGCGGCTGTAGGTGCACAGCGCCCGGGCCAGCAGGGGCAGGTACGCGAGCGGGCTCACCTGGGCGAGCACGCGGTATGCGGCGACCTCCTGACGGACGGTCAGGGCCTGGGAACCGAGGAGGGCGACTCGGGCTCGGAGTACCGCGTCGTGACTGATGTGCGCCGTGTGATTCATGACGCTGATTCTGAAAGCCGCACAGGGTCCCAAACAAGGGCAATCGACTGTGCCCTTGATCCTACGAAAACCCGCTCTGACCTGTCATGATGGATACGTCTTCACCCCTGCGCCCGCTCGGCGACCGAGTCAGCCGGCGAGGAAGGACAGCCGGACCTGACGGCGGGGGTTGTCCCGGTTGGTGTCCACCAGGGTGACGGACTGCCAGGTTCCGAGCTCCAGCGTCCCGTCCACCACCGGAAGCGTCGCGTGGGGCGGGACGATCGCGGGCAGGACGTGGTCGCGTCCGTGGCCCGGGGAGCCGTGCCGGTGCCGCCACCGGTCGTCGGGCGGCAACAGGGACTGCAGGGCGGTCAGCAGGTCGTCGTCGCTGCCCGCTCCCGTCTCGATGACGGCCAGCCCGGCGGTCGCGTGCGGCGTGAAGATGTTGAGCAGTCCGCTCCGGCCGCGTGCCACCTCCCCGAGGAAGGCGGCGCAGGCGGAGGTCAGGTCGTGGACGGTCTCCCGGTCCCCGGTCGTCACGTCGATGGTGCGCGATACGAAGGTGTCGGCCATGGCGCCATCCTCCCGCCGCACCGCTGCGCCACGGCGCAACCGGGCCGCTGCGCAGCGGATGGGGCGGGAGTCCGGGCCGGACCGGGCCCGCTCCCGGGCGGGGTCGGACGGAACGTGTCCCGGCTCGACAGGAGGGAGCGGGGCAGGGCCGACGCCCGGGGTGCACAGCCGGGTTGGAGTCCCCGCCCCCGAGCCGGTCGCCGAGCGGCTCGCCATCGGCCCCGGGGACCCTTGCGTCCATGCGTGAGACGGGCCTCCGGCCCCGCGCGAACGGGTGGCCGCGGGCCAGGCGGGACTTTGACGACAGGGCCTAGGCCGCCGCCGGGTACTCCATGCAGACCAGGTCCTCGCGCGGGTCCCAGGAGCCGGTCACCCGGAAGCCCGACCGTTCGTACAGGGCGATCGCGGGGGTCCGCCAACTCCACACGGACAGGCGGACGGTGGCGACTCCCCTGTCGGCGCAGTGGGCGATTGCCGCGTGGAGCAGAGCGGAGGCGATGCCGCGTCCCCGGCGGGCCGGGTCGGTCCAGACCCGCTTGATCTCCGCGGTCCCCGCGTCCGGAGCGGTCACCACGAGACACCCCGCCGGTGCGCCGGCGTCGACGGCCAGGAAGACGGTGTCGTCCGCGAAGGCGGTCCGCGGGTCCCGGATCTCGGCCAGGTAGCGCGCGGGCAGCCGGGTCGCGTCCACGACGGGCAGCCCCTTCTCCGCTTCCGTGCTCAGGTGGTAGTCCGTCAACAAGGCCGCCAGCGCATCCGGGTCGCGGAGCAGGCCGCCCGGGCTGTGGACGACGGCCGCCGTGGTGTGCGCGTTCATGACGAGATCATGGCATCCCCGACGGAGACCGGACAGGCCCGCTCACTGCACGCTGAAGCGGTGGGGGTGGGCCGGATCCTGTGGGCAGGCGAAGACGTTGAGCTTGCCGAAGTTGCCCACGGCGACCCCCGTCGGCCGGTTCGCGTCGGCCCCGGCCCCGGCCCCGGCCCCGGTGGGCCGTGGGCGCCAGCTCTCGCTGTCGGAGCGCCACTCGTACGAGTCGACGGTCAGCAGCAGTCTCATCGCGTGGCCGCAGCCCGGGCAGTCCATGCGCCCGGGGCCGGTGACGTTCCACGCCGCGTGCCCCCCGGCCTTCCAGCCCGGCGCGACCGACAGGTCGCTCTGATAGCTCGGCCAGGCGGCGGCCTCCTCGCCTTCGTCCCCGCCCTCGGCCTCGTATGCGGCCTCCTCCTGCGCGTCCTCCCACTCCTGGACGCGCTCGCCGAGTTCGCCGGTCAGCAGCTCGATGTACGGGTACTCGGTGACCTGCTCCGGATGCAGCACGCAGGGCTCGGGCACGTAGCCGTCGAAGCCGACGCGCCCGGGTTGCGGCTGCGGCGCCAGCACCTCGCGGACCTCGGCCGACCGCCGCCACCTCAGCCGCACGTGCATGCCGTACCCGGTGGGCCCGTGGAGGTCGAAGGGGCACCAGAACACCTGGAGCAGATCACAGCCGTCGGGCCCGGGGGCCAGGTCCGGGACGTCCCGGGCGTACAGCTGGGCCACCGCGAGCAACGGCCCGCCGTACCGGTGCGGCTCGTCGCACACCGGCCACGGCTCACCGGTCGGCCACAGCAGCGGACCGCCGACGTGGCTGTCGCGCGCCGTCGGACCACCGGCGCGGGGGTGCAGCCTGGTCGCCGTCGCACGGTGGGCGGCCAGCCCGGGGAAGAACGCCTCGGCATCGAGCGGCCGGGGCGGGGTGGTGAAGGTCATGCGGCCGAACCTACAAGCCGGCGGCGCGGGGTGCGTTCTGCGGGTGTGGGAAGGCAACCGGAGCGGGCATACCTTTCATACTTCCCCCCGCAGCTCGCACAGCCTTCGGTTGAAAGGATGATCGGTGATCTCTCAAAGCATTCATCAGTCCTCTGAAGGGCATGTACCGGTGCTCCGTGGCGAGCAGACGGTGGAGTGGGCGACGGGCATGGTGATGGCCCTGGCACCCTGCGGGACCCGTGAGGCGCGGCTCGTGCTGGCCGCAGCCGCCGAGCTGGCGCGGGTACCGGTGGGGGAGTTCTCGGCCGCGGTGGTCGCGGGCGCGCGCGGGGAACCCGTACCCGCCCCGTGGGAACGGGCTCTGCGGCGGGCGGTCGAGGCGCTGCGGAGCCCCCGGTCCGGGCCGGAGGGCGGGCGGGGCGTGGGGCTGCTGCCCAGCCGGGCCCGGACCGAGGACGTCCTGGCCCGGTTCCGGGCGGCCCGGGAGCGGCTCGCCGGGGCCCCCGGCGACGGGGCGGCACGCAGCGCCATGGACGACGTCGCCTACACCCTGTGCGTGCTGATGGGCCGCTCGACCGTCCACGAGGCCGTCCTGGCGGCCGAACGGCACCTGGCGGGGCCGGACTGACCGCCGCTCCGGGGCCGGCCGTGTGCGGCTTCCCGTCACGGGTAGGCGCCGGACGTACCGAGAGCCGGACCTACCGAGAGTCCGCACACCAGCAAGGGAGTCGTCATGCCTCGCGGTTCCAGCCCCAAGCGGGAACGACAGTACGAGCACATCAAGGAGAGCGCCGAGGAGCGCGGCGAGAGCCCGAAGAAGGCGAAGGAGATCGCCGCGCGGACCGTGAACAAGGAACGCGCCAGGGCCGGCGAGTCCAAGACGGCGAGCAGGACGTCGCTGGAGGACATGTCCTCCGCCAAGCGCGGCGGACAGCGCTCCCACAAGGGAGCCCAGGGCCCCACCTACGACCAGCTCTACGCGGAGGCGAAGCGCAAGAACCTCCGCGGCCGTTCCTCGATGGACAAGGCGGAGCTCAAGCGGAAGCTGGGCCAGTGAGCCCGGCCCCCCGACGGAGGAGGACACGATGACACAGCAAGGGCAGGGCCGCGGCCGGCGGCCGACCACCCCGTCGCAGGCCCCGGGCGAGAGCGGTGACCGGGAGGCCCGCCGCGAGGCGGACGAGGCCGTCCGGCAGGGTGGGGCCGGCGGGGACGACCGGGAGGCCGGCGCCCACACCGCGAAGCGGCAGCGGCCGGGCACCGGGCGCGAGGAGCAGGTACGCCCGCAACCCCCGCGGGGCGAGCGCCCTCCGCCGGAAGATGCCGACCGCTGAGCCGGTCGGCTCAGGCAGCGGATGATCAGGGCGATCCCGGGGTAACCGCACCAGGTGATCACATTCGGCGTCGAAGAGGAATACCTCCTGGTGGACCCGGTGACGGTGCTGCCGGTCCCCGAGGCCGAGCACGTGCGCAGGGCGGCCGGCCTCGGTCCCCTCGCCGAGGACGGCGAGGTCCAGGACGAGCTGCTGCAGGCGCAGGTCGAGGTCGCCACGCCCGTCTGCACGGAGCTGGAGGAGGTGGGCGGGCACCTGCTGCGGCTGCGGCACGCGGTCGCGTCCGCCGCCGAGGAGCACGGCTGCCGGGTCGCCATGGCCGGGGCCGCACCGCTGCGGGACACCTCGGCGGTGCCGGTCACCCGCAAGCCGAGGTACCTGAGGATGGAGGGCCAGGCCCGGCAGCTGGTGGACGAGCAGCTGATCAACGGCATGCACGTCCATGTGGGGGTGCCCGATCCGGAGACCGGTGTCGCGGTGCTGAACCGCATCCGGGTCTGGCTCCCGACGCTGCTGGCCATGTCGGCGAACTCCCCCCTGTGGGACGGCAAGGACACCGGCTTCGCGAGCTGGCGCACGATCGTCTTCGGCCGCTGGCCGGTCAGCGGCCCGCCCCCGTACTTCGACGGGCTCGCCGACTACGAGCAGCGGATCGATGCCCTGGTGGCTTCGGGGGTGATCGCCGACCGGGGCCAGCTGTACTGGCAGGCGCGGCTCTCCGACCGCTTCCCGACCGTCGAGGTGCGGTGCCTGGACGTGCAGTTGCGGGCCGACGACGCCGTCATGCTGGCCGGCCTGGTACGGGCGCTGGTCGCGGTCGCCCTCGCCGAGGAGAAGGCCGGGGCCCCACCGACCCGGTGCCGGCCGGAGCTGCTGCAGGCCGCCAACTGGCACGCGGCCCGGCGCGGCCTGAACTCCACGCTGGTCGATCCCGACGGGCGCTGCCGCAGCAGCGGTGACGTGCTGTACTCCCTGCTCGCCCACGTCGCCCCCGCGCTGGCCGAGTCCGGCGACGAACGCGAGGTGGCGTCGCTCGTGCACCGGCTCCTCCAGGAGGGGACGCCTGCCGACCGGCAGCGCCGCGCCCTGCGGGAGGGCGGCATGCCGGCCCTCAGGAACCTGATCGTGGGCGACTCCCCCTCCGGCTGAGCCCGGGCCGGCGGTTCGCACCGTGCGATGCTGGTACGCATGACCCTGGAAGACCTGGTGAGGCTGCGCCGTGCCCGGGACGTGATCGACCGCGACTACGCGGAGCCCCTGGACGTTCCGGCGCTCGCGAAGGTCGCCCTGATGTCACCGGGGCACTTCTCCCGCAGCTTCCGCGCCGCCTTCGGGGAGAGCCCGTACAGCTATCTGATGACCCGCCGCGTCGAGCGCGCGAAGGCGCTGCTGCGCAGGGGCGACATGAGCGTGACGGAGGTCTGCTTCGCCGTCGGGAGCACCTCGCTCGGGTCCTTCAGCTCGCGTTTCACCGAGCTGGTCGGAGAGAGCCCCAGGGCGTACCGGGCCCGCGCGCACGAGGCGGGCGAGGCCATCCCGGCGTGTGTCGCCAAGTACATGACGCGACCGGTCAGGGGCGGTGAACCGAAGGCGGCCGGTGGACCGATCAAGGATCCGGTCAGGAATGGAGAAGCGAAATCGACGGGCGCCTCGTAGCGTCGGAGCCATGAACATCAACCTCTCGCA includes these proteins:
- a CDS encoding AraC family transcriptional regulator, with the protein product MTLEDLVRLRRARDVIDRDYAEPLDVPALAKVALMSPGHFSRSFRAAFGESPYSYLMTRRVERAKALLRRGDMSVTEVCFAVGSTSLGSFSSRFTELVGESPRAYRARAHEAGEAIPACVAKYMTRPVRGGEPKAAGGPIKDPVRNGEAKSTGAS
- a CDS encoding plasmid stabilization protein, translated to MPRGSSPKRERQYEHIKESAEERGESPKKAKEIAARTVNKERARAGESKTASRTSLEDMSSAKRGGQRSHKGAQGPTYDQLYAEAKRKNLRGRSSMDKAELKRKLGQ
- a CDS encoding YwqG family protein; its protein translation is MTFTTPPRPLDAEAFFPGLAAHRATATRLHPRAGGPTARDSHVGGPLLWPTGEPWPVCDEPHRYGGPLLAVAQLYARDVPDLAPGPDGCDLLQVFWCPFDLHGPTGYGMHVRLRWRRSAEVREVLAPQPQPGRVGFDGYVPEPCVLHPEQVTEYPYIELLTGELGERVQEWEDAQEEAAYEAEGGDEGEEAAAWPSYQSDLSVAPGWKAGGHAAWNVTGPGRMDCPGCGHAMRLLLTVDSYEWRSDSESWRPRPTGAGAGAGADANRPTGVAVGNFGKLNVFACPQDPAHPHRFSVQ
- a CDS encoding GNAT family N-acetyltransferase, which codes for MNAHTTAAVVHSPGGLLRDPDALAALLTDYHLSTEAEKGLPVVDATRLPARYLAEIRDPRTAFADDTVFLAVDAGAPAGCLVVTAPDAGTAEIKRVWTDPARRGRGIASALLHAAIAHCADRGVATVRLSVWSWRTPAIALYERSGFRVTGSWDPREDLVCMEYPAAA
- a CDS encoding YjbQ family protein, which translates into the protein MADTFVSRTIDVTTGDRETVHDLTSACAAFLGEVARGRSGLLNIFTPHATAGLAVIETGAGSDDDLLTALQSLLPPDDRWRHRHGSPGHGRDHVLPAIVPPHATLPVVDGTLELGTWQSVTLVDTNRDNPRRQVRLSFLAG
- a CDS encoding carboxylate-amine ligase produces the protein MITFGVEEEYLLVDPVTVLPVPEAEHVRRAAGLGPLAEDGEVQDELLQAQVEVATPVCTELEEVGGHLLRLRHAVASAAEEHGCRVAMAGAAPLRDTSAVPVTRKPRYLRMEGQARQLVDEQLINGMHVHVGVPDPETGVAVLNRIRVWLPTLLAMSANSPLWDGKDTGFASWRTIVFGRWPVSGPPPYFDGLADYEQRIDALVASGVIADRGQLYWQARLSDRFPTVEVRCLDVQLRADDAVMLAGLVRALVAVALAEEKAGAPPTRCRPELLQAANWHAARRGLNSTLVDPDGRCRSSGDVLYSLLAHVAPALAESGDEREVASLVHRLLQEGTPADRQRRALREGGMPALRNLIVGDSPSG
- a CDS encoding DUF5133 domain-containing protein encodes the protein MLRGEQTVEWATGMVMALAPCGTREARLVLAAAAELARVPVGEFSAAVVAGARGEPVPAPWERALRRAVEALRSPRSGPEGGRGVGLLPSRARTEDVLARFRAARERLAGAPGDGAARSAMDDVAYTLCVLMGRSTVHEAVLAAERHLAGPD